The Nitrosomonas cryotolerans ATCC 49181 genome includes a window with the following:
- a CDS encoding fatty acyl-AMP ligase produces MSSTITKLNAPLTQAFDFQPSSESQITPTPTYHVLAQRLANFDTLTDALEYAAKGKTGFNFYDARGNLRSVLAYYALRQNARILAQRLSGMGLTRGDRVAIIADTSPEFVELFFACRYAGLVPFAMPVPVNLGSHAIYVQQLRGMLEGSQASIALANVDYINFLEEAAAGITGLQWVGTPGKLENFPIAEIELQSNHPDETAYLQFTSGSTRTPRGVVITERALMCNLQGIVRSGLEIQPGDRSASWLPFYHDMGLVGLVLAPMVTQISVDYLATRDFAIRPLQWLRLISRNRCTIAFSQPFGLKLCTLRVRESDLKELDLSSWRAAGVGAEMIRHDILRKFSDKFSSAGFDEHAFLPCYGLAESTLAVTFSKINTGLQSIRIDSKTLTDKKMAVRLQAEGRKYNEFVNCGRPLPGHTVKIVDEDGQELSDMMVGSVLVHGDSVMTGYFNNPEETHRTLKPGNWLDTGDIGFLFDGDLYITGRRTDVIIVNGRNIRAQDIEELAEQQPEVRSREASAFGVNGVDNTTTVVLVIECRLTSVTERQSLTSRLQQLVYMAFGVSCLVELVPPHTLPRTSSGKLSRFAARQGFIQRTNLIDQLSLVESGDR; encoded by the coding sequence TTGAGTTCGACAATAACCAAGTTGAACGCTCCGCTAACGCAAGCGTTTGATTTTCAACCTTCAAGCGAATCGCAAATAACACCGACGCCCACATACCATGTATTAGCTCAGCGGTTAGCAAACTTTGATACCCTAACTGACGCTTTGGAATATGCTGCAAAGGGAAAGACGGGGTTTAATTTTTATGATGCTAGAGGCAATTTACGCTCGGTTCTCGCCTATTATGCATTGAGACAAAACGCTCGCATATTGGCGCAACGCTTATCCGGTATGGGCTTAACCCGGGGAGATCGAGTTGCCATCATTGCAGATACATCACCCGAATTCGTCGAGTTATTTTTTGCATGTCGCTATGCAGGTCTAGTCCCATTTGCGATGCCAGTTCCAGTCAATCTTGGCAGTCACGCAATTTATGTTCAACAGCTTCGAGGAATGCTTGAAGGCAGCCAGGCCAGCATTGCGCTCGCTAATGTCGATTATATTAATTTCCTTGAAGAGGCAGCAGCAGGAATCACCGGTTTACAATGGGTTGGTACGCCTGGAAAACTTGAAAATTTCCCGATCGCAGAGATAGAATTACAGTCGAATCACCCAGATGAAACAGCCTATTTACAATTTACATCGGGCAGTACTCGAACACCGCGTGGAGTAGTCATCACAGAGCGTGCTTTGATGTGCAATCTTCAAGGCATCGTTCGAAGTGGCCTGGAAATACAACCAGGCGATCGTAGCGCATCATGGTTGCCCTTTTATCATGATATGGGACTAGTTGGTTTAGTTCTTGCACCGATGGTGACACAAATCTCGGTGGATTATCTGGCAACACGTGATTTTGCGATTCGTCCATTACAATGGCTAAGATTAATCAGTCGTAACCGCTGCACCATCGCATTCAGTCAGCCTTTTGGTCTAAAACTGTGCACACTACGTGTACGCGAATCTGATCTAAAGGAGCTCGATCTCAGCAGTTGGCGCGCAGCAGGTGTTGGCGCAGAAATGATCCGCCACGATATTTTGAGAAAATTTTCCGATAAATTTTCATCGGCGGGTTTTGATGAGCATGCCTTTCTGCCATGCTACGGACTTGCAGAATCAACGCTTGCAGTCACTTTCTCCAAAATCAATACCGGCTTACAAAGTATACGAATAGACAGCAAAACACTGACAGACAAGAAAATGGCAGTCAGACTGCAGGCTGAAGGTAGGAAATATAACGAATTTGTGAACTGCGGTCGCCCACTCCCTGGACACACCGTTAAAATTGTCGATGAAGATGGTCAAGAATTATCTGACATGATGGTTGGCAGTGTATTGGTTCACGGAGATAGTGTTATGACCGGTTATTTTAACAACCCTGAAGAAACACATCGAACACTCAAACCTGGAAACTGGCTGGATACGGGTGATATTGGCTTTCTATTTGATGGCGACTTGTATATAACAGGGCGTCGAACGGATGTCATTATTGTAAATGGCCGCAATATTCGTGCTCAGGATATTGAAGAATTAGCCGAACAACAACCAGAAGTAAGATCGCGCGAAGCTTCTGCCTTCGGCGTAAATGGTGTTGATAACACAACCACAGTTGTGCTGGTCATTGAATGTCGATTAACATCTGTAACAGAGCGACAATCACTCACTAGCCGTTTACAACAGCTCGTATATATGGCATTCGGGGTAAGTTGTTTGGTTGAATTAGTACCGCCACACACTCTACCGCGCACTTCTTCTGGGAAATTATCACGTTTTGCTGCGCGGCAGGGATTTATTCAGCGAACAAATTTAATTGATCAATTGTCCCTGGTTGAATCTGGAGATAGATAA
- a CDS encoding NAD-dependent epimerase/dehydratase family protein translates to MPKLVAITGATGFIGKVILHKLIEDNWTVRALTRLPRENSDSIQWIHGDLDNFIALRELVRNADAVIHCAGLVRGSVFDEFVHTNTQGTAHLLHAITEQKLNPRFLLVSSLAARQPELSWYAKSKYMAEQIIMNCPSDMAWAVFRPTAVYGPGDKELKPLFQAMRRGILPVIGKPTNRFGLLHVDDFATAIQHWLATKIPVKGVFELDDGTAGGYSYQILTSIAQEIWGRPVHCITLPISFIKLIAVSNLWLARLFHYAPMLTPGKVKELQHKDWVCDITPLTQALPGWRPCVRLHDSLSQII, encoded by the coding sequence ATGCCAAAATTAGTAGCAATAACGGGCGCTACTGGTTTCATTGGTAAGGTAATTTTACATAAGCTTATTGAAGACAATTGGACAGTCCGGGCACTCACTCGGTTACCTCGCGAAAATAGCGATTCAATACAATGGATCCATGGAGATTTAGATAATTTCATAGCATTACGAGAGCTGGTGAGAAATGCTGATGCTGTCATACACTGTGCCGGATTAGTACGGGGAAGCGTTTTTGATGAATTTGTTCATACCAATACACAGGGCACAGCTCATCTCCTGCACGCCATTACGGAGCAGAAATTAAATCCGCGATTTCTGCTCGTTTCATCTCTTGCAGCCAGACAGCCGGAACTTTCATGGTATGCAAAAAGCAAGTATATGGCCGAGCAGATTATTATGAATTGCCCCAGCGATATGGCCTGGGCGGTTTTCCGCCCTACTGCTGTTTATGGTCCTGGAGATAAAGAGCTTAAACCACTTTTTCAGGCGATGCGGCGCGGGATATTACCTGTGATTGGCAAGCCAACTAATCGCTTTGGCCTTTTGCATGTAGACGATTTCGCTACCGCAATTCAACATTGGCTTGCTACAAAAATACCCGTAAAAGGGGTTTTTGAACTTGATGATGGCACAGCGGGTGGATATAGTTACCAGATATTAACTTCGATCGCGCAAGAAATATGGGGACGACCGGTCCATTGCATCACTTTACCAATATCATTCATTAAATTAATTGCCGTTTCAAATTTATGGCTCGCTCGGCTTTTCCATTATGCACCTATGTTAACGCCAGGAAAGGTAAAGGAATTACAACATAAAGACTGGGTATGTGATATCACGCCTCTGACTCAGGCACTGCCCGGTTGGCGACCTTGCGTTCGCCTACATGACTCATTATCTCAAATAATCTGA
- a CDS encoding acyl carrier protein produces MAESNYDEIMLQLCQRLKNLTTSDTIITPETNLINQLAIDSIKLLNLIMEIEDHFDISVPLNVLADVHTVRDLADLIYKIKSTA; encoded by the coding sequence ATGGCAGAATCCAATTACGACGAGATCATGCTGCAGCTTTGCCAGCGGCTTAAAAATCTAACGACCTCTGATACGATTATTACGCCAGAAACCAATCTCATTAATCAATTAGCCATTGATTCTATAAAACTCTTAAACTTAATCATGGAAATAGAAGATCATTTTGATATTTCTGTACCACTAAACGTACTTGCTGACGTTCACACTGTTCGTGATCTTGCAGACCTTATATATAAAATCAAATCTACGGCATAA
- the spt gene encoding serine palmitoyltransferase has protein sequence MNLLEKLDAAAAARKALLPAGLGAFGIPIEEIYSSTEARIGDRRVLLLGTNNYLGLTFAPECIQAAHAAIDSEGTGTTGSRMANGNYNGHRALEQEFADFYQCRSSIVFTTGYQANLGTISGIVGPGDVVLIDGDSHASIYDGCILSGADIIRFKHNDMADMEKRLRRLGERTHTTLIIAEGIYSMLGDQAPLVDIVRLKNAYNCTLLLDEAHSLGVLGETGQGLAEKTGLVKEVDFITGTFSKSLSSIGGYCVSNHPQLDQLRYVSHPYIFTASPSPATIASTRAALRLLQKGNNLREKLWQNSLQLYSQLTRAGYTLGPEPGPVIAVILDNPEQALTLWQGLLEHDIYVNLILPPAAPEGKSLVRCSVNAAHTDKQIDYVGRTFTKLYPNIFQ, from the coding sequence ATGAATCTCCTCGAAAAACTTGATGCAGCAGCTGCTGCTAGAAAAGCCCTTCTACCAGCAGGCCTCGGTGCTTTCGGTATCCCTATAGAGGAAATTTATTCATCAACAGAAGCAAGAATAGGTGATCGTCGGGTACTTCTTCTAGGCACTAATAATTATCTCGGCCTGACTTTTGCGCCTGAATGTATACAGGCAGCACATGCGGCGATTGACAGTGAAGGGACCGGCACAACCGGATCTCGCATGGCAAATGGGAACTACAACGGTCACCGTGCATTAGAACAGGAATTTGCTGATTTTTATCAATGTCGATCCAGTATTGTTTTTACTACAGGTTATCAAGCAAATCTTGGCACTATTTCTGGAATAGTCGGTCCTGGCGACGTGGTATTGATTGATGGTGATTCTCATGCCAGTATCTATGATGGGTGCATCTTAAGCGGCGCTGATATTATTCGGTTTAAACACAATGATATGGCTGACATGGAAAAACGTTTGCGTCGTCTGGGAGAACGAACGCATACTACGTTGATTATTGCCGAAGGCATTTATAGCATGTTGGGGGATCAAGCGCCTTTAGTCGATATTGTCAGATTAAAAAATGCCTACAATTGTACATTACTGCTTGACGAAGCCCACTCTCTGGGTGTTTTAGGCGAGACAGGGCAGGGTCTTGCAGAAAAAACCGGGCTAGTAAAAGAGGTTGATTTCATTACCGGCACATTCAGTAAAAGCCTGTCTAGTATCGGAGGATACTGCGTCAGCAATCACCCACAATTAGATCAGTTACGTTATGTTAGCCATCCCTATATCTTCACAGCCTCCCCTTCGCCAGCTACAATTGCATCGACACGAGCTGCATTGAGATTATTGCAGAAAGGAAACAACCTACGTGAAAAATTGTGGCAGAACTCATTACAGCTCTATTCACAACTCACTCGGGCTGGGTATACTCTTGGTCCTGAGCCAGGGCCGGTCATTGCTGTTATCCTCGACAATCCTGAGCAGGCACTCACACTCTGGCAAGGCCTGCTGGAACACGACATCTACGTTAACCTGATATTACCCCCTGCCGCACCGGAAGGTAAATCATTAGTGCGATGCAGTGTGAATGCTGCACACACTGACAAACAAATAGATTATGTGGGCCGTACTTTTACTAAATTATACCCCAATATTTTTCAATAA
- a CDS encoding alpha/beta hydrolase, with translation MKTWISTHNKRLRCACMSIIYLFLAGFVVLNMLAYKHAYDMLFFSDQGEPTLGPEKLSLVQKMSALFMGVNIPRPTASFSPTVINDSCKQVAIPNGEASYLGAWHCQPDQSDRLVILFHGYVMDKSSLIEEAKVFLQAEYSVLLVDFRGSWESSESYTTIGYREADDVASAVSYAEQYYRPDKMILYGRSMGATAIFRAIYSFDIKVDAIIVEAIFDNLLNTIKNRFTIMGVPAFPGAHLLVFWGGLLAGFDGFSHNPAHYAVAVNCPILFFHGEQDTRVKLFEARQVYDLVPSAKIFSSFPDTGHESHLAHSPEKWKNEVMNFLNSHL, from the coding sequence ATGAAAACCTGGATATCCACGCATAATAAACGATTGCGTTGTGCCTGCATGAGCATAATTTATTTATTTCTAGCAGGTTTTGTTGTGCTTAATATGCTGGCTTATAAACATGCTTATGACATGCTGTTTTTCTCTGATCAGGGTGAGCCGACTCTGGGGCCAGAGAAGCTGTCTCTAGTTCAGAAAATGAGTGCACTATTCATGGGAGTTAATATCCCACGGCCTACCGCATCTTTTTCACCTACGGTAATCAACGACAGTTGTAAACAGGTGGCGATTCCAAATGGCGAAGCATCTTATTTAGGCGCCTGGCATTGTCAGCCGGATCAAAGTGATCGATTGGTGATCCTTTTTCATGGTTATGTCATGGATAAATCATCCTTGATAGAAGAAGCAAAAGTATTTCTACAGGCGGAATATTCAGTTCTTCTCGTTGATTTTAGAGGATCATGGGAATCGTCGGAGTCTTACACAACGATCGGCTACCGAGAAGCGGATGATGTGGCATCTGCTGTTAGTTATGCTGAGCAATATTATCGGCCTGATAAAATGATACTTTATGGCCGGTCAATGGGAGCGACAGCCATATTTCGAGCGATATACAGTTTCGATATTAAGGTTGATGCAATTATTGTTGAAGCTATTTTTGATAATCTGTTGAATACGATTAAAAATAGATTCACTATTATGGGTGTGCCCGCTTTTCCAGGCGCGCATTTGCTCGTATTCTGGGGAGGGCTGCTGGCTGGATTTGATGGGTTTAGCCATAACCCGGCTCATTATGCAGTAGCTGTTAATTGCCCCATTTTATTTTTTCATGGGGAACAGGATACGCGGGTAAAGCTGTTTGAAGCCCGCCAAGTCTATGATCTGGTTCCAAGTGCAAAGATTTTTAGTAGCTTCCCGGATACCGGGCATGAATCTCATCTGGCGCATTCTCCCGAGAAGTGGAAGAATGAAGTTATGAATTTTTTGAATAGCCATCTTTAA
- a CDS encoding aldolase, producing the protein MNNSTFDLNKEALIQRSLDQMATHMKNTHYTLAQKLALTCRILFDNGHDSGLAGQITARAEEPGTFMTQQLGMGFDEIKASNLLLVNEDLEVLQGEGMANPANRFHSWLYRARPDVQCIIHTHAVHTAALSMLEVPLEISHMDNCVLYDDIAFLPKWPGVPVGNEEGEIISAAIGKKRALLLAHHGLLVACASIEEACLLSIAFERAARMHLLAAAVGKIKPIDPDLGREAHDWILQDRRNTVGFAYYARRSLRTNVDCLK; encoded by the coding sequence ATGAATAACAGTACTTTTGATCTGAATAAAGAAGCGCTTATCCAGCGTTCTCTTGATCAGATGGCAACCCATATGAAAAACACCCACTATACTTTAGCCCAGAAACTGGCGCTGACTTGCCGTATCTTATTTGATAATGGCCACGATTCCGGGCTCGCTGGGCAAATTACCGCTCGTGCTGAAGAACCCGGAACGTTCATGACTCAACAGCTCGGCATGGGATTTGATGAAATCAAAGCCAGCAATCTCTTGCTTGTCAACGAAGATCTGGAAGTGCTGCAGGGTGAGGGGATGGCTAATCCGGCTAATCGTTTTCACTCGTGGCTCTATCGGGCGAGACCGGATGTGCAGTGCATCATTCATACGCATGCAGTACATACAGCCGCGTTGAGTATGCTTGAAGTCCCGTTAGAGATTTCGCATATGGATAATTGTGTATTGTACGACGACATCGCGTTCTTGCCTAAGTGGCCGGGTGTGCCTGTTGGTAACGAAGAGGGTGAAATCATTTCTGCTGCGATTGGTAAGAAACGCGCCTTATTGCTGGCACATCACGGACTGCTGGTTGCCTGTGCCAGTATTGAGGAGGCCTGCTTATTATCGATTGCATTTGAGCGGGCAGCCCGAATGCATCTACTTGCAGCTGCCGTTGGTAAAATCAAACCAATTGACCCCGATCTGGGACGTGAAGCACACGATTGGATTCTTCAAGATCGGCGGAATACGGTTGGTTTTGCTTATTATGCCCGCCGCAGCTTGAGAACGAATGTGGACTGTTTGAAATAG
- a CDS encoding RNA-binding S4 domain-containing protein, whose translation MNTHDSTEKFRIDKWLFAARFFKTRSLAADAIGRGRVYLNEVRIKPAKLVAVGDMLNIRIGHDHYEIEILALSNKRGSASLAQQLYCETEASRQRREIMAAQFKMQPESFYSKGRPTKRDRREIEYFKTKT comes from the coding sequence ATGAATACACACGATAGTACAGAGAAGTTTCGTATTGATAAGTGGCTTTTTGCCGCTCGTTTTTTTAAAACCCGTTCTTTGGCGGCAGATGCAATTGGACGAGGCAGGGTTTATTTGAACGAAGTACGCATTAAACCTGCTAAGTTAGTTGCAGTTGGAGACATGCTGAATATCCGTATTGGACATGATCACTACGAGATCGAAATATTGGCATTATCCAATAAACGCGGTTCAGCGTCTCTGGCGCAGCAGCTATATTGCGAGACGGAAGCAAGCCGTCAGCGGCGAGAAATCATGGCAGCTCAATTCAAAATGCAACCCGAATCGTTTTATTCTAAAGGCCGACCGACTAAGCGTGACAGACGAGAGATTGAATATTTCAAGACTAAAACATGA
- a CDS encoding bifunctional alpha/beta hydrolase/OsmC family protein gives MSGTKVTFRNAQGESLSGLLEVPTGVVKSYALFAHCFTCSKNNTAASRITRALALKGIAVLRFDFTGLGNSEGDFSNTNFSSNLQDLISAAKFLAEQYAAPAILIGHSLGGAAVLAVAQHVSTINAVITIGAPATAAHIKHFFVDSHDEILHNHTAKVELGGRSFTIRRQLIDDLENYNSLDHIKTLRKALLIFHSPRDETVSISEAARIFVAAKHPKSFVSLDQADHLLSQPEDAQYVADVLAAWASRYLAINTMHDQPMERAAPLVKPGHVIVREYDKVFTRKIFTEHHQFISDEPVSMGGADLGVNPYELLLAALGSCTSMTLRMYANHKKIDLQAIEVELMHHRIHADDCESCEKQGGCIDKITRIIRLTGSLDDKQRVRLLEIADKCPVHKTLDNQLHIVTQADYL, from the coding sequence ATGTCAGGAACTAAAGTTACTTTTAGGAATGCTCAAGGCGAATCATTATCCGGATTGCTTGAAGTGCCAACCGGTGTAGTGAAATCTTATGCATTATTTGCGCACTGCTTTACCTGTTCTAAAAATAATACGGCTGCGTCTCGTATTACGCGTGCACTGGCTTTAAAAGGAATAGCCGTGCTGCGTTTTGATTTTACGGGTCTGGGAAACAGTGAAGGGGATTTTTCCAATACCAATTTTTCATCCAATCTCCAGGATTTGATCTCCGCTGCAAAATTTCTGGCGGAGCAGTATGCAGCGCCTGCCATTTTAATTGGGCATAGTCTTGGTGGTGCTGCTGTGCTGGCAGTGGCTCAGCACGTATCAACAATTAATGCGGTTATAACTATTGGCGCACCTGCGACTGCTGCGCACATTAAACATTTTTTTGTCGATTCACATGATGAAATATTGCATAACCATACTGCCAAAGTTGAATTAGGCGGGCGCAGCTTCACTATCAGACGACAGCTAATAGATGATCTTGAGAACTATAATTCGCTGGACCATATCAAAACATTAAGAAAGGCATTGTTAATTTTTCATTCACCACGAGACGAAACAGTATCAATTAGTGAAGCTGCTCGTATTTTTGTTGCTGCAAAACATCCAAAAAGTTTTGTGTCGCTGGATCAAGCTGATCATTTGTTGTCACAACCCGAGGATGCCCAATATGTGGCTGATGTATTGGCGGCCTGGGCCAGTCGTTATCTGGCTATCAACACAATGCATGATCAACCCATGGAACGTGCTGCGCCGCTGGTTAAACCAGGACATGTCATCGTGCGTGAGTATGATAAGGTATTTACCCGTAAAATCTTCACCGAGCATCATCAATTTATTAGTGATGAGCCAGTTTCAATGGGTGGGGCCGATCTCGGTGTAAATCCTTATGAACTGCTACTTGCGGCGCTAGGCAGCTGCACTTCCATGACATTGCGGATGTATGCGAATCATAAAAAAATAGATTTACAAGCTATAGAAGTTGAGTTAATGCATCATCGCATTCATGCCGACGATTGTGAATCTTGCGAAAAGCAGGGCGGATGCATCGATAAGATTACCCGTATAATTAGACTGACGGGTAGTTTAGATGATAAACAGCGTGTCCGTTTACTTGAGATTGCTGATAAATGTCCGGTACATAAAACACTGGACAATCAGCTGCATATTGTAACGCAGGCGGATTATCTGTAA
- a CDS encoding branched-chain amino acid transaminase: protein MSMANRDGVIWYDGKMVPWRDANVHVLTHTLHYGVGVFEGLRAYQTAQGPAIFRLQEHTDRLFNSAHIFMMKIPFDKATLIQAQCDVVKQNNLESGYIRPIVFYGSEAMGLSAKTLSVHVAIAAWPWGTYLGTNSLEEGIRVKTASFSRHHVNTNMCRAKSVSTYANSILAHQEVANNGYDEALLLDVDGYVAEGSGENIFIIKQNKLYTPDLTSCLEGITRASVIELAAEIGIPLIEKRITRDEIYCADEAFFTGTAAEITPIRELDNRTIGSGKRGPITARLQTMFFDCVKGKAQNHMDWLSFV, encoded by the coding sequence ATGTCAATGGCTAACCGCGATGGTGTAATCTGGTACGATGGAAAAATGGTTCCCTGGCGGGATGCCAATGTACACGTTCTTACACACACCCTGCACTATGGCGTAGGTGTATTTGAAGGCTTGCGCGCCTACCAAACTGCCCAAGGACCAGCAATTTTCCGGCTACAAGAACACACCGACCGTTTGTTTAATTCAGCACATATTTTCATGATGAAAATACCCTTTGACAAGGCCACTTTGATACAGGCCCAATGTGATGTTGTAAAACAAAATAATCTGGAATCAGGTTATATTCGTCCGATCGTCTTCTATGGCTCAGAAGCAATGGGACTTTCTGCTAAGACATTATCGGTACACGTTGCCATCGCCGCTTGGCCATGGGGAACCTATCTGGGCACTAATAGCCTAGAAGAAGGTATTCGTGTTAAAACCGCCTCATTTTCTCGTCACCATGTCAACACGAATATGTGCCGGGCTAAATCAGTTTCCACTTATGCAAATTCCATACTCGCTCATCAAGAGGTTGCAAACAATGGCTATGATGAAGCACTACTACTGGATGTGGATGGCTACGTGGCAGAAGGATCGGGAGAAAATATTTTCATTATCAAACAGAATAAACTTTACACACCCGATTTGACCTCCTGCCTGGAAGGCATTACACGGGCATCCGTCATAGAGCTGGCTGCGGAAATAGGTATTCCGCTCATTGAAAAACGAATCACGCGGGATGAAATTTATTGTGCCGATGAGGCTTTCTTTACGGGCACAGCCGCTGAAATTACACCTATTCGCGAACTTGACAACCGCACTATTGGCAGCGGCAAACGAGGTCCAATCACGGCCCGCTTACAAACCATGTTCTTTGACTGTGTCAAAGGCAAGGCTCAGAATCATATGGATTGGCTTTCTTTTGTTTGA
- a CDS encoding zinc-finger domain-containing protein yields MNSTTNNKARQIEITTDDLPLHCPTPSMQLWNTHPRVFLPIENTGEALCPYCGTRYLLKGGAIAGHH; encoded by the coding sequence ATGAACTCAACAACGAATAATAAGGCGCGGCAAATTGAAATCACAACGGATGATTTACCCTTGCATTGCCCAACACCCTCAATGCAATTATGGAATACGCATCCACGCGTCTTTCTCCCTATCGAGAATACCGGAGAAGCGTTGTGCCCTTACTGTGGTACACGCTATCTACTTAAGGGTGGCGCTATCGCTGGGCATCATTAA
- a CDS encoding phosphomannomutase/phosphoglucomutase: protein MHDIPREIFKAYDIRGIVNHTLTSHTVEAIGHAIGSTARARNLTAIAIGRDGRLSGPELIHALARGIQKSGVNVVDVGMVATPMLYFAALELCDYSGVMLTGSHNPPEYNGLKIVLNGETLAADAIQALRLRLENDDLVYGAGNYSQYSIANTYLQRISGDIKLARPIKIAVDCGNGVAGAYAPALYRSLGCEVIELFCEVDGTFPNHHPDPSVPDNLSDIIHTLKTTDAEIGLAFDGDGDRLGVVTKEGNIIYPDRQLMLFAADVLSRNAGSQVIFDVKCTRNLAPWIEQHGGKPIMWKTGHSFIKGKLKETGALLAGEMSGHIFFKERWYGFDDGLYAGARLLELLSHQTDISSALNSLPDALNTPELQIKLAEGENYALIEKLQASAKFNQPEQIITIDGLRVEYNDGFGLARSSNTTPVVVLRFEADNEAALKRIQEDFRQNILQAKPDAVLPF from the coding sequence ATGCATGATATTCCGCGTGAGATTTTTAAAGCCTACGATATTCGTGGCATCGTTAACCATACATTAACCAGTCACACCGTCGAAGCAATCGGTCATGCCATTGGTTCAACAGCACGTGCTCGTAATCTTACAGCCATTGCAATAGGACGCGATGGCCGATTATCAGGACCTGAACTCATACACGCACTGGCTCGAGGCATACAGAAGAGCGGCGTTAATGTGGTAGATGTCGGCATGGTTGCCACGCCAATGCTTTATTTCGCTGCACTGGAGTTATGTGATTATTCGGGTGTGATGCTTACAGGCAGTCACAATCCGCCTGAATATAATGGACTGAAAATAGTCCTGAATGGGGAAACGTTGGCTGCCGATGCAATCCAGGCATTGCGTTTGAGACTGGAAAATGACGATCTGGTCTATGGAGCAGGCAATTACAGTCAGTACAGCATTGCAAATACTTATCTCCAGCGCATCAGTGGCGATATTAAATTAGCGCGTCCAATCAAGATTGCTGTCGATTGTGGTAATGGCGTGGCAGGTGCTTATGCCCCCGCTCTTTATCGCAGTCTAGGATGTGAAGTCATCGAGCTTTTCTGCGAAGTAGACGGCACCTTCCCCAATCATCATCCAGATCCTTCTGTACCGGATAATCTGAGCGACATTATCCATACACTCAAGACCACCGATGCGGAAATCGGACTCGCCTTTGATGGCGATGGTGACCGTTTGGGGGTTGTGACGAAGGAAGGCAACATTATCTATCCTGATCGCCAGTTAATGTTATTTGCTGCCGATGTATTATCCAGGAATGCAGGCAGCCAAGTTATTTTTGATGTGAAGTGCACACGCAATCTGGCACCATGGATTGAGCAACATGGAGGCAAACCCATCATGTGGAAAACGGGCCATTCCTTCATAAAAGGAAAGCTAAAGGAGACCGGCGCATTGCTAGCCGGCGAAATGAGTGGCCACATCTTTTTTAAGGAACGCTGGTATGGGTTTGATGATGGCCTATACGCAGGAGCACGTCTGCTTGAATTGCTCAGCCATCAAACAGATATCAGCAGCGCCCTGAATAGTCTGCCTGACGCGCTCAATACACCGGAATTACAAATCAAACTTGCAGAAGGTGAGAACTATGCACTCATTGAAAAATTGCAAGCATCAGCAAAATTTAATCAGCCGGAACAGATTATCACCATTGATGGCCTACGCGTTGAATACAATGATGGATTTGGTCTGGCACGCTCATCCAATACGACACCGGTCGTTGTATTGCGCTTTGAAGCCGATAATGAAGCCGCGCTAAAGCGTATTCAAGAGGATTTCCGACAGAATATTCTACAGGCCAAGCCCGATGCCGTACTCCCATTTTAA